The Bubalus bubalis isolate 160015118507 breed Murrah chromosome 1, NDDB_SH_1, whole genome shotgun sequence genome includes a region encoding these proteins:
- the RPL15 gene encoding 60S ribosomal protein L15 produces MGAYKYIQELWRKKQSDVMRFLLRVRCWQYRQLSALHRAPRPTRPDKARRLGYKAKQGYVIYRIRVRRGGRKRPVPKGATYGKPVHHGVNQLKFARSLQSVAEERAGRHCGALRVLNSYWVGEDSTYKFFEVILIDPFHKAIRRNPDTQWITKPVHKHREMRGLTSAGRKSRGLGKGHKFHHTIGGSRRAAWRRRNTLQLHRYR; encoded by the exons ATGGGCGCCTACAAGTACATCCAGGAGCTGTGGAGGAAGAAGCAGTCGGACGTGATGCGCTTCCTGCTGCGGGTGCGCTGCTGGCAGTACCGCCAGCTCTCGGCGCTACACCGCGCCCCGCGCCCCACCCGGCCCGACAAGGCGCGCAGGCTGGGCTACAAGGCCAAACAAG GCTATGTCATATACCGGATCCGTGTGCGCCGCGGGGGCCGCAAACGCCCAGTTCCTAAGGGTGCCACCTACGGCAAGCCTGTCCACCATGGTGTCAACCAGCTCAAGTTTGCTCGAAGCCTGCAGTCGGTTGCGGAG GAGCGTGCTGGCCGCCACTGTGGGGCCCTGAGGGTCCTGAATTCCTACTGGGTTGGTGAAGATTCTACGTACAAATTCTTTGAGGTTATCCTCATTGATCCATTCCATAAAGCTATCAGAAGAAACCCTGACACCCAGTGGATCACCAAACCAGTCCATAAGCACAGGGAGATGCGGGGGCTGACGTCTGCAGGCAGAAAGAGCCGCGGCCTGGGCAAGGGCCACAAGTTCCACCACACTATTGGTGGCTCTCGCCGTGCAGCGTGGAGAAGGCGCAATACTCTCCAGCTCCACCGCTACCGCTAA